Proteins encoded by one window of Chanos chanos chromosome 7, fChaCha1.1, whole genome shotgun sequence:
- the LOC115816403 gene encoding Fc receptor-like protein 2, giving the protein MWEKVLSSLFHSGQTQGKLKPSLTLHPKWTQIFSGETVTLTCEIPGGEISYVYWRNDQESPKPVVILQPDKQTFSGETVTLRCEIQGERDTDWKYSWYKKSSSLSPVSKDQEYRISPVSESHSGEYTCRGKHRRGSHNSEMSEAVILTVSSALSPPASLIISPNTTQHFTSDSLSLSCEVQSNSTGWTVRRYTDNGEVSDCSSDWGSITGSTCNISSLQSSDSGVYWCQSDSGGNSNPLNITVTNGDVILESPIHPVTEGDTLILRCKYRYDSSDLRADFYKDDLVLQNQTTGEMTIPNVSKSDEGLYWCKHPERGESPKSWI; this is encoded by the exons ATGTGGGAGAAAG tgctgagttcactCTTCCACTCTGGACAAACTCAAG GAAAACTCAAACCTTCTCTGACACTCCACCCCAAATGGACCcagatattcagtggagagacagtgacactcaCCTGTGAAATTCCTGGAGGAGAAATATCTTATGTGTACTGGCGTAATGATCAAG agagTCCAAAGCCTGTTGTGATCCtgcagcctgataaacagacattcagtggagagactgttactctcagatgtgaaatacagggagagagagacactgactggaaatacagctggtataagaagagttcttcactcagtcctgtcagtaaagatcaggaatacagaatcagtcctgtttctgagtcccacagtggtgaatacacctgtagaggaaaacacagaagaggCTCACAtaactcagagatgagtgaggcTGTAATACTGACTGTCTCATCAG ctctgtctcctccagcctctctgatcatcagtcccaacacaactcaacactttacatctgattctctctcactgagctgtgaggtacagagtaactctactggatggacagtgagacgatacacagataatggagaggtgtcagactgttcatcagactggggatcaataacaggatctacatgtaacatcagctccctccagtcatcagacagtggagtgtactggtgtcagtctgactctggagggaacagtaatcctctcaacattacagtgacca atggtgatgtgatcctggagagtcctatccatcctgttactgagggagatactttgattCTGCGCTGTAAATATCGATATgactcctcagacctcagagctgatttctataaagatgacttagtcctccagaatcagactacaggagagatgaccatccctaatgtctcaaagtcagatgagggtctctattggtgtaaacacccagagagaggagagtcaccaaagagctggatc